A portion of the Brevundimonas pondensis genome contains these proteins:
- a CDS encoding calcium-binding protein — protein MSLQTVLNAVRFYGPGSTWALHSGAPISEFDNLEDVDAIWDAITTLYNGSSIARSMLESWVQGGGLLRFGESADKPGQMSPHSADRYIALNLDLIATVRGINKNGDVFADDLSLVIMHEIVHMVGWGNTLWLDPSHNNNPLDDNTPGLFGPEAHDFDYMGQTVRVTNAVAVQLGMADKQRVSYHAATLGSDTRIESVGYSYTSGETIDIAIVGTSSPDEIDTSNRHGENASRDLLIGGEGADTIKAGDLDDFLYGGDGDDQLSGGKGADFLFGDEGTDVARYDDSEEGVTVNLVTGEGKFGDAQGDLLYSIERVYGSQHQDKFIGSTGDNAFWGQDGDDIFIGGSGTDTFYGGDGEDFAYYSYLSGTNFLGLSFFNTPSPGFVISNSSTNDTDFLFDVEGVELSEGADTLVLAGAVLGTGESLTIDAKNDGVGPKDTLDLRSLGDGVDLLNGLLVGSEIRFKNFEIIRLGDGDDDVIHDVKNAEIHLGGGDDLLHSAAAGSTVYGGTGADFITGGSGNQTLVGGDDGEVDTLTGGDGADLFIVGHGDIITDATKIDRLATSKDTYISGRATRDEGSDGPYEGAGGRTFELQGDTLIITSGTRKFTVQNFEDGDLGITLRERKKPEGPPPTGPGGGSPLDEAGRYGDPLVLDLDGDGIELIALENSGAYFDVDRAGMAEWTAWVSSDDGILALDRNGNGRVDGANELFGYNQTVPAEGLESIEGQSGFAELALHDDNGDGRIDASDAVYSELRVWRDFNGDGQSSEGEFFGLAEIGIANISVTGEGVDEVLAGNRITDRGTFTWTSGEVGTVADVWFRYDPSATRPLEEVAVPEDIQILPNLSGSGRVLDLHSSSALNPKLAALLAELASLPPERLGEVMPRVQAIAFEWLGAADVKVDSRGQYVDARILKALENYYGQDFLQGGNRTSPAPMAGGLLADAWAGMMKEMGLKLLAQTSTGQALLPDLLLLAGTSLSVSPESNLASWISSLEAKAPQAEGEKYAYWLTAAQFLDHLKPALGIDPATLSVALDGAFGRQELGVLYSTLFSYDGAEIRELLLIGGAGSDTLVGRQSNPSSNGVDVLFGGAGNDLLEGKAGRDVYLFTRSSGSDVVVDRGSGATETNNNFVQPNTEASIFVFLDDVRAGDLAFSKVGSSDLRVRVIDPNGSGSNIILRDYFLNPQSGLAEIRFSDGSLMTAKDIIGRLTPTTGRDFLIANDSPAGIDGLGGNDEIWGDGAGHAYQFGVGSGQDRIQDTGGMDTVIFKSGVTPDALRLSREGADLIVRLTGTSDKLSIKNFFNDGRIETFKFADGVVLDSAGIDALLRRASAGDDALSGTELDDILDGGAGNDRLMGEEGDDTYVFARGYGKDVVVESSGVDVVRFGEGVSVDDLHVSVGGWSGQDLIIQIKGTSDTLTVHGHFSSVNARVEKFVFSDGTELGALQFEGLIVPAGGTPGDDILYGTNGNDRLDGGAGADVLEGGAGDDVYVFGIGSGKDIVSDLGGQDTIEFGAGVSLADVEWIADGSPSLRVRLSATGDELQIYEAFTAERNFQYSSRVESYKFADGLVLTQDQILNSLLVGTSGDDVRYGVGFVRREFDLGSGNDKFYAARDNIYGFGVGSGNDVLVGAETVQFKGAISKSDLSYVRDGSDLVISIANTSDSLTFEGYFNHWSGASPLVLKFADGSSVDDRFVVSAVLEQAGTDGADFISSIGYGHNDLRGGLGNDVLVAARGESVAVQFASGDGHDTVRDFYGDGRTIEFGQGVMAAATSVMVEGRNIVFVHGADRIVLEDFFGSISNSWGQRPYYRSFDGVSFAEGGTWTWDYISQKLRVAPETGGIVVGGGGADVLSGASGDDVVFGGAGSDTLSGGGGRDVLSGGSGSDTYLFGRGDGVVVVEEDWTRDADTIRFGDGLGIADFSMELVWARKVRFALNGSEDVLEVEDISQVENFVFGDRSYSSSEIASLILASQLTSGDDIVDLPNVDVVVNSSSGNDEFRGGSLVVARFEGEFGDDMISSSGGDYHIYLDDLNPSHVAVRQELSSDGTVSLIISSNFGSLTLANWGDSSDWGYSYEADRVQVTFADGIVWGKDDLNARAMESGGTSGNDFLGGDAFDNSFDPGAGDDLIYGQGGNDTVVFGRGYGVDKFVEGNGIQSLVVSIQDGLELDDLLFRRQFVEGEDKVIYQVMIKGTRDRIDIDLGAFDLKFDIGGVVYTAISLSDRFLESSSGNDVIVGAGYNDENLVGGLGDDVLAGEFGEDNYVFGADFGNDVVIERGGRAGIDLAPEFEMDTVRFEHHLRSDVTFLRVNHGDDLLVTTSDGSSVLVRGFYVSLTEDGEPPLYGVDRFVFADGAVLLREALSDVVRDTSGDDEVGTDDGGGVLEGGVGDDLLSGGAGNDVYRVNLGDGNDVISDAGGFDVVEFGARILPNNVILERGPDDPEDIIVQVEGEGGLVLTIRRQFAGDGIEELRFADGTVWTWEQMEDRILEDEAERDAADEPMTGSEADDWLMGDEGDQVFVESGGHDWLDGRAGSDLIILAGGSADYEFRRMADGGVVIRNLVTSGTMTVSDIEKVQFSGASDVYNLHDLVADYGSNLSDAWLEGTARNDFLYGLAGNDSLGGGAGDDFIDGGEGTDVAVYSGSSGDYTATRNSDGSVTVASVSGSEGVDTLVNVEALYFNGEQRLVSLSELVGLFGTEADDASLVGGGGNDRIYGLAGDDVMVGRAGNDVLDGGAGFDQANYAGNIENFVFARRSDGAVIVTDSTGAEGVDTLFSVEAAYFSGSQAWRNMSSLVAAYGTEGADAWLTGTGGADSIFGLAGNDTLVSSAGDDLLDGGLGTDQANYQGNLSDFTFVRRSDGAVIVTDTTGVEGTDTLVDMEAVYFSGSQQWRALSSLVGDYGTGGADAWIGGTSNSDHLYGLGGDDTLIGRGGDDFLYGGEGYDQANYYGLSSNFSFSLNEDGSIRISDLAGGEGVDTLMGVEALYFVEDEIWMTVEDALALSNPSGSVANMMFGNPEAVSAMDGFQVPTSIDRLEAPWSDYLLA, from the coding sequence ATGTCTCTGCAAACCGTGTTGAATGCCGTGCGTTTCTATGGGCCGGGCAGCACTTGGGCGCTTCACTCAGGCGCGCCAATCTCCGAGTTCGACAACCTCGAAGATGTCGATGCGATCTGGGACGCGATCACCACCCTCTACAACGGCTCGTCTATAGCGCGATCAATGCTAGAAAGTTGGGTCCAGGGCGGGGGACTTCTTAGGTTTGGGGAAAGTGCTGACAAGCCGGGGCAGATGAGCCCCCACTCCGCAGATCGGTACATCGCCCTCAATCTCGATCTGATCGCAACGGTGAGGGGGATCAACAAAAATGGGGACGTGTTCGCAGACGACCTCAGCTTGGTGATTATGCACGAGATTGTCCACATGGTCGGATGGGGCAACACCCTGTGGTTAGATCCAAGTCACAACAATAATCCGCTGGATGACAATACTCCAGGTCTTTTCGGCCCAGAAGCCCACGACTTCGACTATATGGGACAAACGGTCCGAGTTACCAACGCTGTCGCTGTTCAGCTAGGGATGGCAGATAAGCAGCGAGTTTCCTACCACGCAGCGACCCTCGGCAGCGATACCCGTATCGAGTCTGTCGGCTACTCCTACACTTCCGGCGAGACGATCGACATCGCGATCGTGGGAACGTCATCGCCTGACGAAATAGATACCAGCAACCGTCATGGCGAGAATGCCTCACGCGATCTTCTGATCGGTGGTGAAGGAGCCGATACGATCAAGGCGGGCGACCTCGACGATTTTCTGTACGGCGGGGACGGCGACGACCAACTGTCCGGAGGGAAAGGCGCAGACTTTCTCTTCGGTGATGAGGGTACTGACGTAGCTCGCTACGACGATTCAGAAGAAGGCGTGACCGTCAACCTCGTGACAGGGGAAGGGAAGTTCGGTGATGCCCAAGGCGACCTTCTTTACAGCATTGAACGTGTCTACGGTTCACAGCATCAAGATAAGTTCATTGGCAGTACAGGTGACAATGCTTTTTGGGGGCAGGACGGAGACGACATTTTCATCGGTGGAAGCGGTACCGATACATTCTACGGCGGCGATGGGGAAGACTTTGCCTACTACTCCTATCTCAGCGGCACGAATTTTCTGGGCCTTTCCTTCTTCAACACCCCCTCGCCAGGGTTTGTGATCTCCAACAGCAGCACGAACGATACTGATTTTCTTTTTGATGTCGAAGGCGTGGAACTCTCCGAGGGTGCGGACACGCTAGTCCTAGCCGGTGCCGTTCTCGGGACCGGAGAAAGCCTTACCATCGATGCAAAGAACGATGGCGTGGGACCAAAGGATACGCTCGATCTGAGGAGCTTGGGCGATGGCGTAGACCTACTAAATGGTCTCCTCGTCGGCTCTGAAATTCGGTTCAAGAACTTCGAGATCATCAGGCTTGGGGATGGGGACGACGACGTCATCCATGACGTGAAAAACGCAGAGATCCATCTCGGCGGCGGAGACGACCTCCTTCATTCCGCGGCAGCCGGCTCGACCGTCTACGGTGGTACAGGCGCCGACTTCATCACGGGCGGCAGCGGTAACCAGACGCTCGTTGGCGGTGACGATGGCGAGGTCGATACTCTTACGGGGGGCGATGGTGCGGACCTCTTTATCGTCGGCCACGGAGATATCATTACTGACGCCACCAAGATCGACAGACTTGCGACGTCTAAGGACACCTATATTTCAGGCAGGGCTACGCGTGACGAAGGGAGCGACGGCCCCTATGAGGGGGCTGGCGGAAGAACCTTCGAATTGCAGGGCGACACCCTGATCATTACCTCAGGCACCCGCAAATTCACGGTACAAAACTTCGAGGATGGCGACCTCGGCATCACGTTGCGCGAGCGTAAAAAGCCGGAGGGCCCGCCGCCGACCGGTCCAGGTGGAGGATCTCCTCTTGATGAGGCGGGCCGCTATGGGGACCCTCTTGTGCTCGATCTGGATGGGGACGGGATAGAACTCATCGCGTTGGAGAACTCGGGGGCCTATTTCGATGTTGACCGCGCGGGCATGGCCGAGTGGACGGCTTGGGTCTCCAGTGATGACGGCATTCTTGCTCTTGATCGCAATGGCAATGGGCGCGTTGATGGAGCCAACGAGTTGTTTGGCTATAACCAGACTGTCCCGGCCGAAGGGTTAGAGAGTATTGAGGGGCAGAGCGGATTCGCCGAACTCGCTCTTCATGACGACAATGGAGACGGCCGTATTGATGCTTCAGATGCTGTATATTCTGAACTTCGCGTCTGGCGTGATTTCAATGGTGACGGCCAAAGCTCCGAGGGCGAGTTTTTCGGGCTCGCTGAGATTGGAATAGCCAATATTTCGGTCACTGGAGAGGGGGTAGACGAGGTCCTCGCTGGAAACCGTATTACAGATCGAGGCACATTTACCTGGACGAGCGGCGAAGTCGGCACCGTAGCCGATGTCTGGTTCCGGTATGATCCATCCGCGACCCGTCCACTGGAAGAGGTGGCGGTGCCTGAAGATATTCAGATTTTGCCCAATCTGTCTGGGTCAGGTCGGGTACTTGATCTGCATTCGTCTTCCGCACTGAATCCAAAGCTGGCGGCTTTGCTGGCGGAACTCGCCTCCCTGCCGCCTGAGCGTTTGGGAGAGGTGATGCCGCGTGTTCAGGCCATTGCATTTGAATGGCTCGGCGCCGCCGACGTGAAAGTGGACAGTCGAGGGCAGTACGTCGACGCTCGCATCCTAAAGGCCCTAGAAAACTATTATGGCCAAGACTTCCTTCAGGGGGGCAATCGCACTAGCCCTGCCCCTATGGCCGGGGGGCTGCTGGCCGACGCATGGGCCGGCATGATGAAGGAAATGGGGCTGAAGCTCCTCGCCCAGACGTCGACGGGGCAGGCCCTGTTGCCGGACCTACTCTTGCTGGCGGGGACCTCGCTGTCAGTATCCCCGGAGTCTAACCTGGCTTCCTGGATATCGTCCCTCGAAGCGAAGGCGCCGCAGGCTGAAGGTGAAAAATACGCCTACTGGCTAACGGCTGCGCAGTTTCTTGACCATCTGAAACCAGCGCTTGGAATCGATCCCGCGACGCTTTCCGTCGCGCTGGACGGCGCCTTCGGGCGCCAAGAGCTTGGCGTCCTCTACTCGACCCTCTTTAGCTACGATGGGGCCGAAATTCGAGAACTCCTTCTGATTGGAGGCGCGGGGAGCGATACTCTGGTGGGCCGCCAGTCCAACCCAAGCTCTAATGGCGTTGATGTTCTTTTTGGTGGCGCAGGAAACGATCTCCTGGAAGGCAAGGCGGGCCGAGATGTCTACTTGTTTACGCGTTCTAGCGGTTCGGACGTCGTGGTTGATCGTGGGTCCGGTGCTACCGAAACTAACAACAATTTTGTCCAACCTAACACTGAGGCCAGCATATTTGTCTTCCTCGATGACGTAAGGGCTGGGGATCTTGCTTTTTCAAAGGTAGGAAGCAGCGATCTTCGCGTCCGAGTGATCGATCCGAACGGTTCGGGTAGCAATATCATCTTGAGAGACTATTTCCTCAATCCCCAGTCTGGGCTTGCAGAAATTCGTTTCTCTGACGGGTCATTGATGACGGCCAAAGATATTATCGGACGCCTCACGCCGACGACGGGTCGTGACTTCCTGATTGCTAACGATAGTCCCGCCGGCATCGATGGTCTTGGCGGAAACGATGAGATCTGGGGGGATGGCGCCGGCCACGCCTATCAGTTTGGCGTCGGGTCAGGTCAGGATCGCATTCAGGATACTGGCGGTATGGACACCGTCATATTCAAGTCCGGTGTGACACCGGATGCCCTGCGGCTTAGTCGTGAAGGGGCAGATTTGATTGTTCGCCTCACGGGGACAAGCGACAAGCTCAGCATCAAAAATTTCTTCAACGATGGACGTATTGAGACGTTCAAATTCGCCGATGGGGTCGTTTTGGATTCTGCCGGGATTGACGCGCTGTTGCGGCGTGCATCGGCTGGCGATGACGCTTTGTCGGGAACAGAGCTTGACGATATTTTGGATGGCGGCGCCGGAAATGATCGCCTCATGGGCGAAGAGGGCGACGATACTTATGTGTTTGCCAGGGGGTACGGGAAAGACGTTGTCGTAGAGAGTTCCGGTGTTGACGTTGTTCGGTTTGGGGAAGGTGTCAGCGTTGACGATCTTCATGTGAGTGTCGGCGGTTGGAGCGGGCAAGACCTAATTATACAAATCAAGGGCACATCAGATACGCTGACCGTCCATGGTCATTTCTCTAGCGTTAATGCCCGCGTCGAAAAATTCGTATTCTCTGACGGGACGGAGCTCGGAGCGCTGCAGTTCGAGGGTCTAATTGTTCCAGCTGGAGGAACACCCGGGGATGATATTCTGTACGGGACGAACGGAAACGACAGGTTGGATGGCGGCGCCGGCGCGGACGTTCTTGAAGGCGGAGCTGGCGACGACGTCTATGTTTTCGGTATAGGCTCAGGGAAGGACATTGTTAGCGACCTGGGCGGCCAGGATACGATTGAGTTTGGCGCAGGGGTGTCCCTTGCCGATGTTGAGTGGATAGCGGACGGCAGTCCCTCGCTGCGGGTGAGGTTGAGCGCGACGGGAGATGAACTGCAGATCTACGAAGCGTTTACAGCTGAGCGAAATTTTCAATATTCAAGTCGTGTGGAAAGCTACAAATTTGCTGATGGATTGGTATTAACTCAGGATCAAATTCTCAATTCATTGTTGGTTGGCACATCTGGTGATGATGTTCGATATGGCGTTGGGTTTGTCCGACGGGAATTTGATCTTGGGAGCGGCAACGACAAGTTCTACGCTGCGCGGGATAACATCTATGGGTTTGGTGTTGGATCAGGAAATGACGTCTTAGTCGGAGCCGAGACCGTTCAGTTCAAGGGGGCGATTTCCAAATCCGATCTTTCCTACGTCCGTGACGGATCTGATCTAGTAATTTCTATAGCCAATACGTCAGATTCGCTAACATTTGAGGGGTATTTCAACCACTGGTCCGGCGCTTCGCCCCTCGTGCTGAAGTTCGCCGATGGATCGTCCGTTGATGACAGGTTCGTTGTTTCCGCTGTTCTTGAACAGGCTGGAACAGATGGTGCGGATTTTATCTCTTCAATAGGTTATGGACATAATGATCTGCGCGGCGGTCTAGGTAACGACGTCCTCGTTGCCGCGCGAGGAGAGTCGGTGGCCGTCCAGTTCGCTAGTGGCGATGGCCATGACACTGTGCGCGATTTCTATGGCGATGGGCGGACCATTGAGTTCGGTCAAGGCGTTATGGCTGCGGCGACTAGTGTTATGGTTGAAGGTCGGAATATCGTCTTCGTTCATGGGGCTGATCGTATAGTCCTGGAAGACTTCTTTGGATCGATTTCTAATTCTTGGGGTCAAAGGCCGTATTATAGATCCTTTGACGGTGTCAGTTTTGCAGAGGGCGGGACGTGGACTTGGGACTATATTTCCCAGAAACTTCGCGTAGCGCCTGAGACTGGCGGAATCGTTGTTGGGGGTGGGGGCGCCGACGTGCTTTCTGGCGCCTCGGGCGACGACGTTGTCTTTGGCGGCGCTGGCTCGGACACGCTGTCTGGTGGTGGTGGGCGCGACGTATTGTCAGGTGGGAGTGGAAGCGACACCTATTTGTTTGGCCGCGGCGATGGTGTCGTTGTCGTTGAAGAAGATTGGACGAGAGACGCGGATACGATCCGCTTCGGTGACGGGCTCGGTATTGCTGATTTCAGCATGGAACTGGTTTGGGCCCGAAAGGTACGGTTCGCGCTGAATGGCTCCGAGGATGTCCTTGAGGTGGAGGATATTTCTCAAGTCGAGAACTTTGTGTTCGGTGATCGTTCGTATTCATCGTCCGAAATTGCGAGCCTGATTTTAGCGTCTCAGTTGACGTCAGGGGACGATATCGTTGATTTACCTAACGTCGATGTCGTCGTAAATTCTAGTTCCGGTAACGATGAGTTCCGTGGCGGCTCCCTAGTTGTGGCGCGCTTTGAGGGTGAATTCGGCGATGATATGATATCCTCTTCTGGGGGTGATTATCATATTTATCTTGATGATCTTAACCCATCACATGTAGCGGTGCGTCAGGAGCTGTCGAGCGACGGTACCGTAAGTCTGATTATTTCTAGTAATTTCGGATCGCTGACACTTGCGAACTGGGGTGATAGTTCTGATTGGGGTTATTCTTATGAGGCGGATAGGGTACAGGTAACTTTTGCTGACGGCATTGTTTGGGGCAAGGATGATCTCAACGCGCGAGCGATGGAATCTGGAGGTACGTCCGGCAATGACTTCCTGGGAGGCGATGCGTTTGACAACAGCTTTGATCCCGGGGCCGGTGATGACCTTATTTATGGTCAAGGCGGGAATGACACAGTCGTCTTTGGTCGAGGGTACGGGGTAGATAAATTTGTAGAGGGGAACGGCATTCAGTCGCTTGTTGTTTCCATCCAGGATGGTCTGGAGCTCGATGATCTGCTGTTCCGGCGGCAATTTGTTGAGGGCGAGGATAAGGTAATTTATCAAGTCATGATCAAAGGGACGCGGGACAGGATCGATATTGATCTTGGTGCCTTCGATCTGAAATTCGATATCGGGGGCGTTGTTTACACGGCCATTTCGCTTTCTGATCGTTTTCTCGAGAGTTCGTCTGGGAACGATGTCATTGTCGGTGCCGGCTACAACGATGAGAACCTGGTCGGCGGCCTCGGCGACGATGTGCTTGCTGGGGAGTTTGGCGAGGATAATTACGTCTTCGGTGCCGACTTCGGGAACGATGTGGTCATCGAGCGGGGGGGCAGAGCGGGGATTGATCTCGCTCCTGAGTTCGAAATGGATACCGTCCGCTTTGAGCACCATCTCCGTTCGGATGTCACATTCCTGCGGGTCAATCATGGGGACGATCTGCTAGTCACAACAAGCGACGGCAGCAGTGTCCTTGTTCGTGGATTCTACGTATCGCTCACCGAGGACGGCGAGCCTCCGCTATATGGCGTAGACAGGTTTGTGTTTGCCGACGGGGCTGTGCTGCTGAGGGAGGCCCTTAGCGATGTTGTCCGAGACACCAGCGGTGATGATGAGGTTGGTACTGATGACGGCGGCGGCGTCCTGGAGGGCGGAGTTGGAGACGACCTGCTTTCCGGTGGGGCGGGCAATGATGTCTATCGTGTCAACCTTGGTGATGGGAATGACGTCATTTCCGATGCAGGAGGCTTCGACGTTGTTGAGTTCGGCGCACGGATTTTGCCGAACAACGTCATCTTAGAGAGAGGCCCGGACGACCCAGAAGATATCATCGTGCAGGTGGAGGGAGAGGGCGGGCTTGTCCTTACCATTCGCCGGCAGTTTGCTGGCGATGGCATTGAGGAGCTTCGCTTCGCTGACGGAACCGTCTGGACCTGGGAACAGATGGAAGACAGGATCCTTGAGGACGAGGCGGAGCGCGATGCTGCCGACGAACCTATGACGGGTTCAGAAGCTGACGACTGGCTCATGGGGGATGAAGGCGATCAAGTCTTTGTTGAATCCGGCGGTCATGACTGGCTGGATGGTCGAGCTGGCTCGGATCTCATTATTCTTGCAGGCGGGTCGGCGGACTATGAGTTTCGTCGTATGGCGGATGGCGGCGTAGTCATTCGGAACCTTGTCACGTCAGGCACAATGACCGTGTCTGATATTGAGAAGGTTCAATTTTCGGGCGCCAGCGATGTCTACAATCTTCACGACCTCGTTGCCGACTACGGCTCGAACCTGTCGGACGCCTGGTTGGAAGGCACTGCCAGGAATGATTTCCTCTACGGCCTTGCTGGCAACGACAGCCTTGGTGGGGGCGCTGGGGATGACTTCATCGATGGAGGGGAGGGGACAGATGTCGCCGTCTACTCGGGAAGTTCCGGTGACTATACCGCCACTCGTAATTCTGATGGCTCCGTAACCGTTGCATCGGTCAGCGGATCGGAAGGGGTCGACACGCTGGTCAACGTAGAGGCGCTCTACTTTAATGGCGAACAGAGGCTCGTCAGTCTCTCTGAGCTTGTTGGGCTATTTGGAACCGAGGCTGACGACGCCAGCCTCGTGGGGGGCGGCGGCAATGATCGAATTTACGGCCTTGCGGGCGATGATGTCATGGTTGGCCGCGCTGGAAATGATGTTCTTGATGGCGGGGCAGGATTTGATCAGGCGAACTACGCCGGGAACATCGAGAATTTTGTGTTCGCGCGTCGGTCAGACGGTGCGGTGATCGTGACGGACAGTACTGGCGCCGAAGGTGTCGATACGCTCTTCAGCGTTGAAGCTGCCTATTTTTCGGGCAGCCAGGCGTGGCGTAACATGTCCTCCCTCGTTGCTGCGTATGGAACCGAGGGGGCTGACGCTTGGCTTACAGGCACTGGCGGGGCTGACTCGATCTTCGGCTTGGCGGGCAATGACACTTTGGTTAGCAGCGCTGGCGATGACCTTCTGGATGGCGGACTGGGTACAGATCAGGCGAACTATCAGGGCAATCTCAGCGATTTTACCTTCGTTCGACGTTCAGACGGGGCTGTGATCGTCACAGATACGACCGGTGTTGAGGGAACCGATACGCTGGTTGACATGGAGGCCGTGTACTTCTCGGGAAGCCAGCAATGGCGCGCTCTGTCATCGCTGGTGGGCGATTACGGGACCGGCGGGGCCGATGCATGGATCGGGGGGACATCCAACTCGGACCATCTCTACGGGTTGGGGGGAGATGATACGCTGATTGGCAGAGGTGGTGATGATTTCCTCTATGGCGGCGAGGGCTATGATCAAGCCAACTATTATGGCCTGTCCTCGAATTTCAGTTTCTCGCTGAACGAAGATGGTTCAATCCGGATTTCTGATTTGGCGGGTGGCGAGGGGGTAGATACCCTGATGGGTGTGGAGGCTCTGTATTTTGTCGAAGACGAAATCTGGATGACGGTTGAGGATGCGCTGGCGCTTTCAAATCCTAGCGGCAGCGTTGCCAATATGATGTTCGGGAATCCAGAGGCGGTATCCGCAATGGATGGTTTCCAAGTGCCGACTTCAATTGATCGTCTAGAAGCGCCGTGGAGTGATTATTTGTTAGCCTAG
- a CDS encoding type I secretion system permease/ATPase, producing MLNRLLPDQPGAKPLAEALRSCRTHFLWAGGFSAAVNILYLTPTIYMMQVYDRVVPTGGLMTLALVSAAAVLALGTLALLDWLRGRMLIRAGLRLDRLLSGPILTRVIDIQSRGPNTQAMREFDNVRAAVAGQGALALFDAPWTPLYLACCFLLHPALGILTLIGGVLLIVLAWLNERDSRPQLAKSMQSNNAAYAAQAAVAEQAEVVRALGMRDASVARQLQQRQSATRQQADAQLTGGKYSGAIKFVRLLLQSAALGTAAFLVVRGQISPGSIIASSVLLSRAVAPVELLVGVWPSLVQARASWKALTELFVQSADHDVVRTTLPDPAGKVRLENVSVRLAGSEGAQLKSVNLTIEPGQTLGVIGASGSGKTTLARVIAGALTPTLGVIRLDGAEYNARDDDERARHIGYLPQAPSLFAGSIKDNISRFSREAGTISSEVDRAAVAAAKAAGAHDLIQSFPQGYDTILGPYGSGVSAGQAQRIALARALYGSPALLILDEPNSNLDQDGEAALMVAVTEACRRGAAVVIVAHRAGVLARVDRLVVMRDGVIQMEGPREDILARMRGAPAGRPLVAAGGLTQ from the coding sequence TTGTTAAATCGTCTGCTTCCGGATCAACCCGGTGCCAAACCTCTTGCTGAAGCCTTGCGCTCGTGCCGCACGCATTTCCTCTGGGCGGGGGGGTTCAGCGCCGCCGTCAACATCCTCTACCTGACACCTACGATCTACATGATGCAGGTCTATGATCGGGTTGTTCCTACCGGCGGGCTGATGACTCTGGCGCTTGTCAGCGCTGCGGCGGTGCTGGCGCTCGGGACCCTGGCCCTGCTCGATTGGTTGCGAGGCCGCATGCTCATACGAGCCGGCCTGCGCCTTGATCGACTGTTGTCCGGACCGATACTTACGAGGGTGATCGACATCCAATCGCGCGGGCCGAACACCCAGGCGATGCGCGAGTTCGACAATGTCCGCGCCGCCGTAGCTGGACAGGGAGCGCTCGCTCTATTCGACGCTCCCTGGACCCCGCTCTATCTTGCCTGTTGCTTCCTTCTGCACCCTGCGCTCGGCATCCTGACCCTGATCGGGGGCGTCTTGCTGATTGTTCTAGCCTGGCTCAACGAACGCGACAGCCGCCCGCAGCTCGCCAAATCCATGCAATCCAACAATGCCGCCTATGCGGCCCAGGCCGCCGTAGCGGAGCAGGCCGAGGTCGTGCGCGCACTCGGCATGCGCGACGCAAGCGTCGCCCGGCAATTGCAGCAGCGCCAATCCGCAACCCGCCAGCAGGCTGACGCCCAGCTAACCGGCGGGAAATATTCCGGCGCCATCAAGTTCGTCCGCTTACTGCTTCAATCGGCCGCCCTTGGCACAGCGGCCTTCCTGGTCGTCCGTGGTCAGATATCGCCCGGCTCGATCATCGCCTCTTCAGTTCTCCTGAGTCGGGCCGTGGCGCCGGTCGAACTTCTCGTTGGAGTCTGGCCCAGCCTTGTCCAGGCGCGCGCCAGCTGGAAGGCCCTGACGGAGCTCTTCGTCCAGTCTGCCGATCATGACGTGGTCCGCACAACGCTTCCGGATCCGGCCGGGAAGGTGCGTCTCGAGAACGTCTCCGTCCGGCTAGCAGGTAGCGAAGGCGCCCAGCTCAAGAGCGTGAACCTGACTATCGAGCCAGGTCAGACGCTCGGCGTGATCGGTGCGAGCGGATCAGGCAAAACGACCCTGGCGCGCGTCATCGCGGGGGCGCTGACGCCGACACTCGGCGTGATCCGCCTCGACGGGGCTGAATACAACGCCCGGGATGATGACGAGCGAGCGCGACACATTGGCTATCTGCCTCAGGCGCCGAGTCTCTTCGCAGGTTCGATCAAGGACAATATCTCGCGGTTCTCAAGGGAAGCTGGCACGATTTCATCCGAAGTAGATCGCGCCGCCGTAGCCGCCGCCAAAGCCGCCGGCGCCCACGACCTGATCCAGAGCTTTCCCCAAGGGTACGATACTATCCTTGGGCCTTATGGGTCGGGCGTTTCAGCCGGACAGGCTCAGCGTATCGCTTTGGCGCGCGCGCTCTATGGCTCGCCGGCACTCCTCATTCTGGATGAGCCCAATTCCAACCTCGACCAGGATGGAGAAGCGGCCTTGATGGTTGCCGTGACCGAGGCGTGCCGGCGCGGCGCCGCGGTCGTGATCGTGGCGCATCGCGCTGGCGTCCTGGCACGGGTCGACCGGCTCGTGGTGATGCGTGACGGAGTCATCCAGATGGAGGGCCCCCGAGAGGACATCCTTGCGCGCATGCGTGGCGCCCCTGCGGGACGTCCGCTTGTCGCAGCGGGAGGGCTGACGCAATGA